Proteins from one Plasmodium gaboni strain SY75 chromosome 4, whole genome shotgun sequence genomic window:
- a CDS encoding hypothetical protein (conserved Plasmodium protein, unknown function~part of same gene as PGSY75_0417400A~gap found within coding sequence), which produces TKDRKRGLRLRRTGTEDTTHERAHIYEIDDHHNIYDDDELEEEEEEEEEDHSNNTYFKNFFTFNYSNIFPRLLSTSSYIHKKEEQQINAYSNEQNVMKEILSMHKKKRQITKNKNYNYNEQEIDGGQGVYYNLYNNKTKPFLRTTQEQYKIMDEHLSYIKADTRPIRNDYEELLAYRTNNEILLREKEKKKKKNKKKKKTQAPNITHISFTHNLNITKGNI; this is translated from the coding sequence AACAAAGGATAGAAAAAGAGGACTTAGATTAAGAAGAACAGGAACGGAAGACACAACACACGAACGAGCTCATATCTATGAGATAGATGATCAccataatatatatgatgacGATGAATTAGAAGAGGAGGAAGAggaagaagaagaagatCATTCTAATAATACctattttaaaaatttctttacctttaattattcaaatatattcCCAAGGTTATTATCTACTAGCTCTTATATACACAAAAAGGAAGAACAACAAATAAATGCATATTCTAATGAACAAAACGTTATGAAGGAAATACTTAGTATGcataaaaagaaaaggCAAATTACaaagaataaaaattataattataacGAACAAGAAATTGACGGTGGACAAGGagtatattataatttatataataataaaacgAAACCTTTTCTTAGAACAACTCAAGAACAATACAAAATTATGGATGAACATctttcatatataaaagcAGACACGCGACCTATTAGGAATGACTATGAAGAATTATTAGCATATAGAacaaataatgaaatattacttcgagaaaaggaaaaaaagaaaaagaaaaacaagaagaaaaaaaaaactcAAGCTCCAAATATAACACATATATCTTTTACACACAATTTGAATATAACCAAgggaaatatataa
- a CDS encoding memo-like protein (transcript variant 1; alternatively spliced), with protein MDNYRRAYHSGSWYTNKREVLKTKIEESFKRANVQKQNVKAAICP; from the exons ATGGATAATTATAGAAGAGCATATCACAGTGGCTCTTGGTATACCAACAAAA GAGAGGTGTTGAAAACAAAAATTGAGGAATCATTTAAAAGGGCAAACGTTCAAAAGCAAAATGTCAAGGCAGCCATATGCCC
- a CDS encoding hypothetical protein (conserved Plasmodium protein, unknown function) encodes MSEIKSSSRYSSKKSLSYEKDLSSTISQINKNRDDIIKNKVYCPIELKNVYTLLEESDKILRKKDSDINNLFKYNDKICELINICEHYKIHMNSQQKPELKKTYNSIEHNIQYLCKHIETAKKDNILLKKKLKKSTDPLFLSTLEQKNKQLCMDIENRKKEIKFLKESIRKNEKLLDSNKKKPNPVSLEKEYRNLLNQQSNLCSRLIQLQNGSKLYEESIQRIDDQLEEIKKKMNDLNLEKKNEKENLIEGVSDMSKENLEKKIFLLNTKRDELKKEKNNIINNLNNSLLKLKKQISVLENEKINLLNEEKSHIEKSQILKRTLNTRINKMNKNENKIKPYVIKKKDINKKELIEQHQDDNTLKEDNIKEQEYNVKDIKENNDIQHIYNNDKYMYQQNVQTYDHKITTQPSNFIESLLEDQTPEYKKDISPIIKTQKDLSKPCEENGNKNVDNDINNENNITKYNTKKNKNKNKNKNNVFLPQFEEDILLKLQKTVNMKLNENKENDEYTIMEDIKEAVKETIDVNVVEDINDDVVEDINDDVVEDINDDVVEDMNDDVVEDVNDDVVEDMNDDAVEDMNDDVVEDMNDDVVEDMNDDVVEDMNDDVVEGDMEDEIIEEYIDDDVVEEDIKAVVQDEVNDDMVEEEIDEIDEHENQINELEIHKEIIKEEGILEDIIKDDIINNDEIKMNDNIEDEFLENDKMDNLILRHDEKNKTYINDIQQYKSSYNITKEEQTFKKEDIIENMNNNYNFKEINELNKDIKKEENIILPVIENNIITNDQIETVIQNKEEEINEDTEKETLNF; translated from the exons ATGTCTGAAATAAAATCTTCTTCTCGATATTCCTCAAAAAAAAGTTTATCTTATGAAAAAGATTTATCATCTACAA tttctcaaataaataaaaatcgagatgatattataaaaaataaagttTATTGTCCCATCGAGTTAAAAAATGTCTACACCTTATTAGAGGAGAgtgataaaatattaagaaaa AAAGATTCagatattaataatttatttaaatataatgacAAAATATGCGAgttaataaatatatgtgaaCATTATAAAATTCATATGAACTCTCAACAAAAGCCCGAACTAAAGAAAACATACAATTCAATTGAACACAatatacaatatttatGTAAACATATAGAGACTGctaaaaaagataatattcttttaaaaaaaaagttaaaGAAATCAACTGatcctttatttttatcaacattagaacaaaaaaataaacagTTATGTATGGATATAGAAAATCGTAAAAAAGAAATcaaatttttaaaagaaagtataagaaaaaatgaaaaacTATTAGATTCcaacaaaaaaaaaccGAACCCAGTATCTTtagaaaaagaatataGAAATTTATTAAACCAACAATCTAATTTGTGTTCTAGATTAATACAGTTACAAAACGGAAGTAAGTTATATGAGGAAAGTATTCAAAG AATTGATGACCAACttgaagaaataaaaaaaaaaatgaacgACCTGAACCTAGAAAAGAAAAAcgaaaaagaaaatttgATAGAAGGCGTAAGTGATATGAGTAAAGAAAATctggaaaaaaaaatattcttactaaatacaaaaagagatgaattaaaaaaagaaaaaaataatattattaataatcTTAATAATTCcttattaaaattaaaaaaacaaatttCTGTTCTTGAAAATGAgaaaattaatttattaaatgagGAAAAAAGTCATATAGAAAAGTCACAAATATTAAAGAGAACATTAAACACAAGgattaataaaatgaataagaatgaaaataaaataaaaccatatgttataaaaaaaaaggatataaataaaaaagagTTAATTGAACAACACCAGGACGATAACACACTCAAAGAAGACAACATAAAAGAACAAGAATATAATgtaaaagatataaaagagaataatgatatacaacatatttataataatgataaatatatgtatcaACAAAATGTTCAAACATATGATCATAAAATAACAACACAACCATCTAATTTTATTGAAAGTTTATTAGAAGATCAAACACcagaatataaaaaagatattagTCCAATTATAAAAACACAAAAGGATTTAAGCAAACCATGTGAAGAAAATGGAAACAAAAATGTagataatgatataaacaatgaaaataatataacaaaatataacacgaaaaaaaacaaaaataaaaataaaaataaaaataatgtatttCTTCCGCAGTTCGAAGAAGACATACTCCTCAAACTTCAAAAAACGGTTAACATGAAGTTgaatgaaaataaagaaaacGACGAATATACAATAATGGAAGACATAAAAGAGGCGGTAAAAGAAACAATTGATGTTAATGTGGTtgaagatataaatgatgatgtggttgaagatataaatgatgatgtggttgaagatataaatgatgatgTGGTTGAAGATATGAATGATGATGTGGTTGAAGATGTGAATGATGATGTGGTCGAAGATATGAATGATGATGCGGTCGAAGATATGAATGATGATGTGGTTGAAGATATGAATGATGATGTGGTCGAAGATATGAATGATGATGTGGTCGAAGATATGAATGATGATGTAGTTGAAGGAGATATGGAGGATGAAATAATTGAAGAATATATTGATGATGATGTGGTTGAGGAAGACATAAAAGCGGTAGTACAAGATGAAGTTAATGATGACATGGTTGAAGAAGAAATCGATGAGATTGATGAACACGAAAATCAAATAAACGAACTTGAAATTcataaagaaataattaaaGAAGAAGGCATATTAgaagatattataaaagatgatataataaataatgatgaaataaaaatgaatgataatatagaagatgaatttttagaaaatgataaaatgGACAACTTGATATTAAGAcatgatgaaaaaaataaaacatacATAAATGATATACAACAATATAAGAgttcatataatataacaaaagAAGAACAAACTTTTAAAAAGGAAGACATCATtgaaaatatgaataataattataactttaaagaaataaatgaacttaataaagatattaaaaaagaagaaaatattattttacctgttattgaaaataatatcattacAAATGATCAAATAGAAACGGTAATCcaaaataaagaagaagaaataaatgaagataCAGAAAAGGAAACTTTGaacttttaa
- a CDS encoding hypothetical protein (conserved Plasmodium protein, unknown function) gives MIDIILKMFLGKYFESSDNNFISVNMGTGIEIRNIIIKNDEINNFLKSKNIDIEIVYLKIEKINISFVTLSGILTLKIQGVDLRVKPNIHKNTSKQIKNKLTSLLKNKEKDCTGLYLSYHVDNACQNNKISTKDILCCCCERYKNEEGSICSYNNYNNMKTYICKECSILKNKKNENNINSFFEEKKNITNINKYKIFMNEEKNVPYEYNKKNRTNMNIFKCYNEECINNTTTNIKSIRNNINNDNKNDEYFEESKNNYSIPLNNINKLYTNNYYNYNNNISSIISIMSDTQNYEKHNSLLSSNKSNHLNNSHLKYNTSLSKNINDKNTLNQYKNNFIGEKNELNVRNKKSDIEIYNVDLNNEQPFNPQENKIKYNCYNNSKNILLSKDNSYVSLKNIFKQSKPLRKKKINNYLCSYQNKKLNDPLDKLHEGCMENGFIPLKENILFDHINVESKYDIFDSNHSNLLYTYNNVYDDSGIKINVDNIFDQTTD, from the exons ATGATTGATATAATACTAAAAATGTTCTTaggaaaatattttgaat CTTCTGACAACAATTTTATTAGTGTGAATATGGGGACAGGAATAGAAATTAGGAACATCATAATTAAAAACGACGAAATTAATAACTTCTTAAAA AGTAAGAATATAGACATAGAAATagtatatttaaaaatagaaaaGATTAACATCAGTTTTGTAACTCTATCTGGCATATTAACA CTAAAAATACAAGGTGTAGATTTAAGAGTTAAACCAAacatacataaaaatacctctaaacaaattaaaaataaattgaCAAGTcttttgaaaaataaagaaaaag ATTGTACAGgattatatttatcttaCCATGTGGAc aATGCTTGCCAAAACAACAAGATATCCACAAAAGACATTTTATGTTGCTGTTGTGAGAGATACAAAAATGAAGAAGGTAGCATATGTTCTTacaataattataataacatgAAAACTTATATATGTAAAGAATGCTccatattaaaaaataaaaaaaatgagaataatattaattcattttttgaagaaaaaaaaaacatcactaatataaacaaatataaaatatttatgaacgaagaaaaaaatgtgccatatgaatataataaaaaaaataggactaatatgaatattttcAAATGTTATAATGAAGAATGCATAAACAACACAAcaacaaatataaaaagtataagaaataatattaataatgataataaaaatgatgaatattttgaagaaagcaaaaataattattccattcctttgaataatataaacaaattatatacaaataattattataattacaataataatatatcttcaATTATTAGCATAATGTCAGATACTcaaaattatgaaaaacataattccttattatcatcaaataaaagcaatcatttaaataattctcatttgaaatataatacttctctttctaaaaatataaacgataaaaatacattaaATCAGTATAAGAACAATTTTATTGGAGagaaaaatgaattaaatgtgagaaataaaaaaagtgatattgaaatatacaatgttgatttaaataatgaacaACCATTTAATCCTCaggaaaataaaataaaatacaattgttataataattctaaaaatattttattatcaaaagATAATTCTTATGtatctttaaaaaatatatttaaacaATCTAAACctttaagaaaaaaaaaaattaacaattatttatgttcctatcaaaataaaaaattaaatgatcCACTAGACAAATTACATGAAGGATGTATGGAAAACGGTTTCATTCCtttaaaagaaaacatTCTGTTTGATCATATAAATGTGGAAAGTAAATATGACATCTTTGATAGCAATCATAGTAATTTATTATACacttataataatgtgTATGATGATAGTGgaattaaaataaatgtgGACAATATATTTGACCAAACGACAgattaa
- a CDS encoding cdc2-related protein kinase 1: protein MGKGHDVRKERGKKDEDKNNEYHPYRRDNKSFNSKNYKMKYKHSYNSSDEYKKYDSYDTYNSYDTYNSYKSHEEHKNNKHISIKPVNKKKHIHSPSPKRTKKTYDELSDYNKYKKYSSCKTDKKKDSYYKEQSNKYKGKRKYDESSQEIYDKKRKIKNKKYDYEQEEEKYNRHDERRDSSYYTSNYSEDSSKRDGKKKEKEDLYISRRDFSEKKQSHKGEHNNNNHYKDQKSNHDYYKDKHNNKNHHTDQNNINICDQINVFAEKNKTDNLINEEKYTIKEHLKYEDEKNISCESNKDSSSEDSAILNEYSSDEEKNKIDCILNGCRNVKNYKKLNKISEGTYGAVYRAQNKKTKKIVALKKLKNFSSMHNEGFAMTSLREINILLQLQHDNILSIKEVVFGKHLNDIYLVMEYIEHELKMVLDNKSPSFTISELKCLLRQLLNGINYLHSNWVMHRDLKPTNLLYSNKGILKICDFGMARKFGHVTNHNFTKNVVTLWYRAPELLLGEQCYTNKIDIWSVGCIFAEMILKKPLFIGENEIDQLFKILCLLGLPDKESYPEFYEYPFISKNKELFKKKKIKMNVNNIRSHFPNIANQFSGLYLSDIGLDLLQKMLHYNPQCRISAQEALNHPYFNEFPKPLDIKDMPIVPDSNKFIRSNKMANHFKLNSQNNIQFHS, encoded by the coding sequence ATGGGAAAAGGGCATGATGTAAGGAAGGAAAGAGGCAAGAAGGATGAAGATAAAAACAATGAGTATCATCCTTATCGTCGTGATAATAAATCTTttaattcaaaaaattataaaatgaaatataagcattcttataattcctcagatgaatataaaaaatatgattcatatgatacgtataattcatatgatacatataattCTTATAAATCACATGAagaacataaaaataacaaacATATTTCCATCAAGCCAgtaaacaaaaaaaaacatatacatTCCCCATCTCCcaaaagaacaaaaaaaacTTATGATGAATTAAgtgattataataaatataaaaaatactCAAGCTGCAAAACggataaaaaaaaagattcttattataaggaacaatcaaataaatataaagggaaaagaaaatatgatgaaaGCTCACAAGAAATATACgataaaaaaagaaaaataaaaaataaaaaatatgattatGAACAAGaggaagaaaaatataatagGCATGATGAACGAAGGGATAGTAGCTATTATACTTCAAATTATTCTGAGGATTCTTCAAAAAGGGAtgggaaaaaaaaagaaaaagaagatttatatatctCAAGAAGGGATTTTAGTGAAAAAAAACAGTCCCATAAGGGtgaacataataataacaatcATTATAAGGATCAAAAGAGTAATcatgattattataaggATAAAcataacaataaaaatCATCATACGGATCAAaacaatattaatatttgtgatcaaataaatgtttttgctgagaaaaacaaaacagATAATCTTAttaatgaagaaaaatatacCATAAAGGaacatttaaaatatgaagatgaaaaaaatatttcatgTGAGAGTAATAAAGATTCTAGTAGTGAAGATAGCGCAattttaaatgaatattcctctgatgaagaaaaaaataaaatcgACTGTATCTTAAATGGTTGTAGGAATgttaaaaattataaaaagttaaataaaataagtGAAGGTACATATGGAGCAGTATATAGAGcacaaaataaaaaaacgAAAAAGATCGTTGCTTTGAAAAAACTAAAAAATTTTTCTAGTATGCATAATGAAGGATTTGCTATGACTTCATTAAgagaaataaatatattattacaattacaacatgataatattttatccATTAAAGAAGTTGTTTTTGGAAAAcatttaaatgatatatatttagtTATGGAATATATAGAACATGAACTTAAAATGGTACTTGATAATAAATCCCCAAGTTTTACTATATCTGAATTGAAATGTTTATTAAGACAATTACTTAATGGaattaattatttacataGCAATTGGGTTATGCATAGAGATTTAAAACCAACTAATTTATTATACAGTAATAAAggaatattaaaaatttgtGATTTTGGTATGGCTAGAAAATTTGGACATGTAACTAATCATAATTTTACAAAAAATGTAGTTACTTTATGGTATCGAGCACCTGAATTGTTATTAGGTGAACAATGTTATACTAATAAAATTGATATTTGGAGTGTTGGATGTATTTTTGCGGaaatgatattaaaaaaacCATTATTTATTGGAGAAAACGAAATTGATCAACTTTTTAAAATCTTATGTCTTTTAGGATTACCAGATAAGGAATCCTATCCTgaattttatgaatatcCTTTTATATCCAAAAATAAAGAActctttaaaaaaaaaaaaattaaaatgaatgttaataatatacGTTCACACTTCCCAAATATAGCCAACCAATTTTCAGGTCTATACTTATCTGATATTGGTCTAGatttattacaaaaaatgCTACATTATAATCCTCAATGCAGAATATCAGCACAGGAAGCATTAAACCATCCTTACTTTAACGAATTCCCAAAACCTTTGGACATTAAAGATATGCCAATTGTACCTGattcaaataaatttatCCGATCCAATAAAATGGCTAACCACTTTAAATTAAATAGccaaaataatatacaattccattcatga
- a CDS encoding hypothetical protein (conserved Plasmodium protein, unknown function) has product MEAPQFKPIHDVIRIKKKEHDVNITSDIYKKFLELKKEACKNLENKNVKVIIYENINYDEIKKINKNEKDQENYNSSSSNSNVCAEKYNEDINKNNEKKNKKRDNITKKNIKDDKYNDNDDDKNNKNNIQNDKKEIQDNNIKEGDEKEYIDDVVKEEKKNTKVLGTLKILYNFYVNLYDKLKEDVENIQNNTNNNNIDLFRDINLYTNYISMFDILNICEDLHIIKNFINSKKECELIWILTLNYFDNIKENVFQRYRHKINVTYKRRNTLEEQKEKKNLQEGTTQNIEQKQIKHEDDDNSNDDNDNNNDNDNNNDDNDNNNDDNDNNNDNNNDNNNDNNNDNNNSNHHNNIKGKKKDTHNEKINVKSDNSYIQKKKKKKNNNNNNNNNSYYNHSYSQDIHNQDTYYTDENHNIKEYIYDQLYDKENCIMYRKVNFFIFVYILIYIIKTSTRKIQSIKDDIKKVKSFFFFLNLYEKKKTIEILQNIYKDKYLQFFQNYKGKEEIEDYRKRKIFRHKFSFYNINKILHDKDDLIKLKNKNIQYDKEDKKRANRQIEKNNNFHIVKGMKEEKENEKEELILNISNKINDEEARKKREDVNKYQLTNYMETIDMEKKNIDNKFVQVENKKDTLFKDPKKKNNNNNNNNKNSNSSCCSSSSDEHSNHNKNNVLLNQYIFDYIFKNYCYKKKYWKVREGICVDYGIIKKEKKKFKIDIYNHSKYNINVDIDIDKELPLLVIFKDKLFCINSKYSIYLQIDNNANTGEKIGCIHVKCKYKNVYKQETFFKIPVYICLK; this is encoded by the coding sequence ATGGAAGCGCCACAATTCAAACCTATACATGATGTTATAcgaataaaaaaaaaagaacatgatgttaatataacatctgatatatataaaaaatttcttgaattaaaaaaggaaGCTTGTAAAAACCtggaaaataaaaatgtcaaagtgattatatatgaaaatataaattatgacgaaataaaaaaaataaataaaaatgaaaaagacCAAGAGAATTATAATAGTAGCAGTAGTAATAGTAATGTTTGTGctgaaaaatataatgaagacattaataaaaataatgagaagaaaaataaaaaaagagataatataacaaagaaaaatataaaagatgataaatataatgataatgatgatgataaaaataataagaataatatacagaatgataaaaaagaaattcaagataacaatataaaagaaggagatgaaaaagaatatattgatgatgtagtaaaagaagaaaaaaaaaatacaaaagTTTTAGGTAccttaaaaatattatataatttttatgttaacttatatgataaattaaaagaagatGTTGAAAACATACAgaataatacaaataataataatatagattTATTTAGAGATATAAACCTTTACacaaattatatatctatgtttgatattttaaatatatgtgaGGATTTgcatattattaaaaattttattaacTCTAAGAAGGAATGTGAATTAATATGGATACTTACActtaattattttgataatattaaagaGAACGTTTTTCAAAGGTATAgacataaaataaatgtaacTTATAAGAGAAGAAATACATTAGAAgaacaaaaagaaaaaaaaaacttaCAAGAAGGTACTACACAAAATATTGAACAAAAACAAATCAAACATgaagatgatgataatagtaacgatgataatgataataataatgataatgataataataatgatgataatgataataataatgatgataatgataataataatgataataataatgataataataatgataataataatgataataataatagtaatcatcataataatattaaaggaaaaaaaaaagatacACATAATGAAAAAATCAATGTAAAAAGTGATAATTCCTATatacagaaaaaaaaaaaaaaaaaaaataataataataataataataataattcttattataatcataGCTATAGTCAAGACATACATAATCAGGATACATATTACACAGATGAGAACCACaatattaaagaatatatttatgatcaattatatgataaagaaaattGTATAATGTATAGAAAAGTTaacttttttatatttgtttatattttaatatatattataaaaaccAGCACAAGAAAAATTCAATCTATTAAAgatgatattaaaaaagtaaaaagctttttcttctttttaaatttatatgaaaaaaaaaaaactatagaaatattacaaaatatatataaagataaatatttacaattctttcaaaattataaagGAAAAGAGGAAATAGAAGATtatagaaaaagaaaaatatttcgTCATAAATtctctttttataatatcaataaAATATTGCATGACAAAGATGATTTGATAAAacttaaaaataaaaatatccaatatgataaagaagataaaaaaagaGCAAATCGTcaaattgaaaaaaataataattttcatattgTGAAAGGAAtgaaagaagaaaaagagaatgaaaaggaagaactcattttaaatatatccaataaaataaatgatgaggaggcaagaaaaaaaagggAAGATGTTAATAAATACCAGTTAACAAATTATATGGAAACTATTGACAtggagaaaaaaaatattgacAATAAATTTGTTCAAgtagaaaataaaaaggataCACTTTTTAAAGatccaaaaaaaaaaaataataataataataataataataaaaacagTAACAGTAGTTGTTGTAGCAGTAGTAGTGACGAGCATAgtaatcataataaaaataatgtcctattaaatcaatatattttcgattatatatttaaaaattattgttataaaaaaaaatattggAAAGTCAGAGAAGGTATATGTGTAGACTATGGCatcataaaaaaagaaaaaaagaaatttaaaatagacatatataatcatagtaaatataatattaatgtaGATATAGATATAGACAAAGAGTTACCATTATTAGTAATATTCAaagataaattattttgcattaattcaaaatattcaatatatttacaaataGATAATAATGCAAATACAGGAGAAAAAATTGGTTGTATTCATGTcaaatgtaaatataaaaatgtatataaacAAGAAACTTTTTTCAAAATACCAGTATATATCTGTTTAAAATAg